Proteins encoded within one genomic window of Arachis ipaensis cultivar K30076 chromosome B08, Araip1.1, whole genome shotgun sequence:
- the LOC107610296 gene encoding probable E3 ubiquitin-protein ligase ARI10, with protein MKTIKEFFLRHYYSLWLSPSLSPPSHMDLNYLVFNSGSSKRRQSQMMNSNAVKNHGNSDVATKRRKINEEEGRGESSSIFSFVCEICIDIKTEAENFSITGCSHSYCMDYVVKYVGSRLDDNVINIRCPVPWCGGFLEPEGCREVLPRMVLDRWEKSLCEAAVVENESERFMYCPFKDCSALMIVDDDSLTESKCPSCNRQICVTCEAVWHHGMMCEEFGRTENEDRVVMEVAARNRWKRCPNCRFFVEKKHFTCGKIRCKCGYSFCYHCGKSWDSCYRSIFWALADGTVNVFKVTPPKPKKKKVTSHKRE; from the coding sequence ATGAAGACGATCAAAGAGTTTTTCTTGAGGCACTACTATTCTCTTTGGTTGTCACCATCACTATCACCACCGTCACACATGGATCTCAACTACTTAGTATTCAATTCGGGATCAAGCAAGAGGAGGCAGAGCCAAATGATGAATTCTAACGCCGTAAAGAATCACGGAAACAGCGACGTTGCCACAAAACGAAGGAAGATCAACGAAGAGGAGGGGAGAGGCGAGTCATCCTCGATTTTCTCGTTCGTGTGCGAAATCTGCATTGACATTAAAACCGAAGCGGAAAATTTCTCTATAACCGGTTGCAGCCACTCATATTGTATGGATTACGTGGTGAAGTACGTTGGTTCTAGACTTGACGACAACGTGATTAATATCCGGTGTCCGGTGCCCTGGTGTGGTGGTTTCTTGGAACCCGAGGGTTGCCGCGAGGTTCTGCCAAGGATGGTTTTGGATCGGTGGGAGAAGTCATTATGTGAAGCTGCTGTTGTTGAGAACGAGAGCGAGAGATTCATGTATTGCCCCTTCAAGGACTGCTCTGCCCTTATGATCGTGGATGATGATTCACTGACGGAATCAAAATGCCCTAGCTGTAATAGGCAGATCTGCGTCACGTGTGAGGCAGTTTGGCATCATGGGATGATGTGCGAGGAATTTGGGAGGACAGAGAATGAAGATAGAGTGGTGATGGAGGTAGCGGCCAGGAACCGGTGGAAGAGGTGCCCAAACTGCAGGTTCTTTGTTGAGAAAAAACATTTCACGTGCGGTAAAATCCGTTGCAAGTGTGGATATTCGTTCTGTTACCACTGTGGAAAGAGTTGGGATTCCTGTTACCGCTCTATCTTCTGGGCTTTGGCGGATGGTACCGTGAACGTATTTAAAGTGACTCCGCctaaaccaaagaaaaa